A region from the Natronoarchaeum mannanilyticum genome encodes:
- a CDS encoding signal peptidase I, whose amino-acid sequence MDKRRVAKIAALLVLVALVVPFAVYAVPGAVGADHSFVVLSDSMSPEIESGDAIIVEETDPASIQEGDVITFVRSDEGTPVTHRVSGVDESGGQLSFETKGDANEQPDPTQVPAGNVIGAVAFTIPYIGYVIQFANTALGFVLLVALPLAALAGSEVWLLVKRRRDETARSDASHADAETEPNEGDSTDDTTMLTIHPTDLKATTILLALVAPYAAYVAVRLQTPLTFAVAFASLLTGLAAGGLLLVERYPAEESSEPTERDEADAGDDTVEGDGAVPDTVGDAPPDAATDGGSAGEVE is encoded by the coding sequence ATGGATAAGCGTCGCGTCGCGAAAATCGCGGCGCTGCTCGTGCTGGTGGCGCTCGTCGTCCCGTTCGCGGTGTACGCCGTCCCGGGCGCGGTCGGCGCCGATCACAGCTTCGTCGTCCTGTCGGACAGTATGTCGCCGGAGATCGAGTCCGGCGACGCCATCATCGTCGAGGAGACCGATCCGGCGTCGATCCAGGAGGGCGACGTTATCACGTTCGTCCGCTCGGACGAGGGAACGCCGGTGACCCACCGCGTCAGCGGCGTCGACGAGAGCGGGGGGCAACTCTCCTTCGAGACGAAAGGCGACGCGAACGAACAGCCGGATCCGACGCAGGTGCCCGCGGGGAACGTGATCGGGGCGGTGGCGTTCACGATCCCCTACATCGGGTACGTGATCCAGTTCGCGAACACCGCGCTGGGGTTCGTGCTGCTCGTCGCACTCCCGCTGGCCGCGCTCGCGGGCTCGGAGGTGTGGCTGCTCGTCAAACGACGCCGGGACGAGACCGCGCGGAGCGACGCCTCGCACGCCGACGCCGAGACCGAACCGAACGAAGGCGACTCGACCGACGATACGACGATGCTCACGATACACCCGACCGACCTGAAAGCGACGACGATCCTGCTCGCGCTCGTGGCGCCGTACGCGGCGTACGTCGCCGTTCGGCTGCAGACGCCGCTGACGTTTGCCGTGGCGTTCGCATCATTGCTCACGGGACTCGCCGCGGGCGGACTGCTACTCGTCGAGCGCTATCCGGCAGAGGAATCCTCGGAACCAACTGAGCGGGACGAAGCGGACGCCGGAGATGACACGGTCGAAGGGGATGGTGCAGTTCCTGACACCGTCGGTGACGCTCCGCCGGACGCCGCAACCGACGGCGGCAGCGCCGGCGAGGTGGAGTGA
- a CDS encoding SipW-dependent-type signal peptide-containing protein encodes MTDDNHIDLSRRKVLGSLGAIGVASAGAGFGTSAYFNDEESFDNVITAGKLNLMVDYYSYWDQGKAGKGSLSETADGDAVSFELGDVKPGDSGTMAFCPRINSNPAYLWLGGELTENHGNGLTEPEAEVDDADGAGEGELAQSIDVTVSYCELNEVGDKFKPNKDIESSTEIWSGSLADFLTENQMGLPLDGDGDEGGERACFDASGDNTCLCIDWEIPTDVGNEIQTDSVGFDLQFYAEQCRHNDGENNPYCTELSLDLEEQYNQLLDITLPDPYVLEIEVEDENGDPFTGEITAADHGNDEFVWVTDHLGEFDETPENRYGAYVELDFDDDGTAQILFGNVDDADVSYLGLDVNDVTENIEVNVGEVIDGLEVTSMCVSTGIQ; translated from the coding sequence ATGACCGACGACAACCACATCGACCTCTCGCGCCGCAAGGTGCTCGGGAGTCTCGGCGCCATCGGCGTCGCCTCCGCGGGCGCCGGCTTCGGCACGAGCGCGTACTTCAACGACGAGGAATCGTTCGACAACGTCATCACGGCGGGCAAGCTCAACCTGATGGTTGACTACTACTCCTACTGGGATCAGGGGAAGGCCGGCAAGGGAAGCCTTTCCGAAACCGCCGACGGAGACGCCGTCAGTTTCGAACTCGGGGACGTGAAGCCGGGCGACAGCGGAACCATGGCGTTCTGCCCGCGAATCAACTCCAATCCCGCGTACCTGTGGCTCGGTGGTGAGCTCACCGAAAACCACGGGAACGGTCTGACCGAGCCCGAAGCGGAAGTCGACGATGCTGATGGCGCGGGCGAAGGCGAACTTGCCCAGAGTATCGACGTTACCGTCAGTTACTGCGAACTCAACGAGGTCGGTGATAAATTCAAGCCGAACAAGGACATCGAGAGTTCGACAGAAATCTGGTCCGGGTCGCTCGCCGACTTCCTGACCGAGAACCAGATGGGACTTCCGCTCGACGGCGATGGTGATGAAGGCGGCGAGCGAGCGTGTTTCGACGCCTCGGGAGACAACACCTGCCTCTGCATCGACTGGGAGATTCCCACGGACGTCGGCAATGAGATACAGACCGACTCGGTCGGGTTCGACCTCCAGTTCTACGCCGAGCAGTGCCGGCACAATGACGGCGAGAACAACCCCTACTGTACCGAGCTCTCGCTTGACCTAGAGGAGCAGTACAACCAGCTGCTAGACATCACTCTCCCGGACCCGTACGTGCTCGAGATCGAGGTCGAGGACGAGAACGGCGATCCGTTCACGGGAGAGATCACGGCTGCCGACCACGGTAACGATGAGTTCGTGTGGGTGACAGACCATCTCGGCGAGTTCGACGAGACTCCAGAGAACCGGTACGGTGCATACGTCGAGTTAGATTTCGACGACGACGGAACCGCACAGATTCTCTTCGGGAATGTCGATGACGCGGACGTCTCGTACCTTGGGCTGGATGTCAATGATGTGACTGAGAACATCGAGGTCAACGTCGGTGAAGTGATCGACGGGCTCGAAGTCACCAGTATGTGCGTGAGCACGGGTATACAGTAG
- a CDS encoding DUF7344 domain-containing protein, with protein MFRKNSLSEGEIYEVLANRRRRETIRNLSVASDGGSVSLQELSERIAERETGETPPPRTVRESVYNSLHQSHLPKLEALGVVVYDRDEREVRLHDRARDVNRYMEVRTDYGFTWSEIYRSIGVAGLTVVVAALGGVPPLGWVDPILWASGFLLAFVVATSYQLWTNRWYVWRALGR; from the coding sequence ATGTTCAGAAAGAATTCGTTATCTGAGGGGGAGATCTACGAGGTGCTCGCCAATCGCCGTCGCCGCGAAACGATCAGAAATCTGTCCGTCGCGTCCGACGGCGGCTCGGTCTCGCTGCAGGAGCTTTCCGAACGGATCGCCGAGCGCGAGACCGGCGAAACGCCGCCGCCCCGAACCGTCAGGGAGAGCGTGTACAACTCGTTACACCAGTCCCACCTCCCGAAACTGGAAGCACTCGGCGTCGTCGTCTACGACCGCGACGAGCGCGAAGTCCGTCTCCACGACCGGGCTCGGGACGTCAACCGCTACATGGAGGTCCGAACCGACTACGGGTTCACGTGGAGCGAGATCTACCGGTCGATCGGGGTCGCCGGACTGACGGTCGTCGTCGCGGCGCTGGGCGGCGTCCCGCCGTTGGGCTGGGTTGATCCGATCCTGTGGGCTTCGGGATTCCTCCTCGCGTTCGTCGTCGCCACGTCCTACCAGCTGTGGACGAACCGGTGGTACGTCTGGCGGGCGCTCGGGCGGTGA
- the larE gene encoding ATP-dependent sacrificial sulfur transferase LarE, with translation METVEEKLAAMREDLAERSGVLVAFSGGVDSGVVAAVAQDALGEDAVACTAKSETLPDAELDDARRVAEEIGVRHDIVEFSELDSPEFVANDGDRCYHCRTMRLGEMFGHAKELGIETVCDGTNASDPGEGHRPGLQAVEELNAYSPLLEHGITKEEVREIADRYDLSVADKPSMACLSSRIPTGLEVTEEKLTRVEKAERILREWGFSQFRVRDHDGLARIEVSQDELEVALDPDFVETVREHLSDLGFEHVTLDLHGYQTGSVSPADEAEEDDEPLVENVFETDYSALRSE, from the coding sequence ATGGAAACCGTCGAGGAGAAGCTGGCGGCGATGCGCGAGGACCTGGCCGAGCGGTCGGGCGTGCTCGTCGCCTTCAGCGGCGGCGTCGACTCCGGCGTCGTCGCGGCGGTCGCGCAGGACGCGCTCGGCGAGGACGCCGTCGCCTGCACCGCCAAGAGCGAGACGCTGCCCGACGCGGAACTGGACGACGCCCGGCGCGTCGCCGAGGAGATCGGCGTCCGCCACGATATCGTGGAGTTCAGTGAACTGGACAGTCCGGAGTTCGTCGCGAACGACGGCGATCGCTGCTATCACTGCCGGACGATGCGCCTGGGCGAGATGTTCGGCCACGCGAAGGAGCTGGGCATCGAGACGGTCTGCGACGGGACGAATGCCAGCGACCCGGGCGAGGGCCACCGCCCCGGACTGCAGGCAGTCGAGGAACTGAACGCCTACTCGCCGCTGCTCGAACACGGCATCACCAAGGAGGAGGTCCGGGAGATCGCCGACCGCTACGATCTCTCGGTCGCCGACAAGCCCTCGATGGCCTGCCTGTCCTCGCGCATCCCGACGGGGCTGGAGGTCACCGAGGAGAAGCTCACGCGCGTCGAGAAGGCCGAGCGCATCCTGCGAGAGTGGGGGTTCTCGCAGTTCCGCGTCCGCGACCACGACGGGCTCGCACGGATCGAGGTCAGTCAGGACGAACTGGAGGTCGCGCTCGATCCGGACTTCGTCGAGACCGTCCGCGAGCACCTCTCGGATCTCGGCTTCGAGCACGTCACGCTCGACCTGCACGGCTACCAGACCGGGAGCGTCAGCCCTGCCGACGAGGCCGAGGAGGACGACGAACCGCTCGTCGAGAACGTCTTCGAGACCGACTACAGCGCGCTTCGCTCCGAGTGA
- a CDS encoding histidine phosphatase family protein, which translates to MGTVVLVRHGETDWNADRRIQGWAPAPLNDAGREQARALGEHVAARYDIDRIVASDLRRTTETTRELRRSLSDADVEFSRAWRERDFGVLQGLSYRKLFEGYPEFSVRKSGYPAAVARPEGGESWRDVYERVRDAWTELVDEVAEAGTASDPDSTSPRRAGDETVLVVSHGGPIHVVIGLLKGYDVVETIAEIDLGNCALTEVGVDADGVPTLQRECAASFLDADAES; encoded by the coding sequence ATGGGAACGGTCGTCCTGGTGCGACACGGCGAGACGGACTGGAACGCCGACCGGCGGATCCAGGGCTGGGCGCCTGCGCCGCTGAACGACGCGGGCCGCGAGCAGGCCCGGGCGCTCGGCGAGCACGTCGCGGCGCGGTACGACATCGACCGGATCGTCGCGTCGGACCTGCGGCGGACGACCGAGACGACCCGCGAGCTCCGGCGGTCGCTGTCCGACGCCGACGTGGAGTTCTCGCGGGCCTGGCGCGAGCGCGACTTCGGCGTCCTGCAGGGGCTGTCCTACCGGAAGCTGTTCGAGGGGTACCCCGAGTTCTCGGTGCGTAAGTCCGGGTATCCGGCCGCGGTCGCCCGTCCCGAGGGCGGCGAGAGCTGGCGGGACGTGTACGAGCGAGTCCGCGACGCGTGGACGGAGCTGGTCGACGAGGTCGCCGAAGCGGGAACCGCTTCGGACCCCGACTCGACGTCGCCTCGTCGGGCGGGTGATGAAACGGTGCTGGTCGTGAGCCACGGCGGCCCGATCCACGTCGTCATCGGGCTGCTCAAAGGGTACGACGTCGTCGAGACGATCGCCGAGATCGATCTCGGCAACTGCGCGCTGACGGAGGTCGGCGTCGACGCGGACGGCGTGCCGACGCTCCAGCGCGAGTGCGCGGCGTCGTTTCTGGACGCCGACGCGGAATCTTAG
- a CDS encoding sodium:calcium antiporter: MALGGVLPDTTLVNVLVVFVTTAFIWVGSGLLEDSAENLSAYYGLPAVVQGSIVVAVGSSFPELASVVFTALAGTFDMGVGAIVGSAIFNILVIPALAGLASDGTLETNRAIVYKEAQFYMIAVSALVVTLALAVIYVPDPNGPELAGQLTRPLAMIPLALYGLYLFIQWQDVGDHDAVDAPPGISAAREWGKLALSLLIILLAVDLLVGSVESLSTTFGVPEFLAGVTIIAAATSLPDTLVSVRTARAGNGLTSLGNVLGSNTFDLLVAIPIGVLIVGSATVDFAVAVPMLGVLTLATVLLFSFLRTDLEVTDAESYVLLAAYAVFVVWVLAETGDVTNLLKTA; encoded by the coding sequence ATGGCCCTCGGTGGCGTTCTTCCCGACACGACGCTCGTCAACGTTCTCGTCGTCTTCGTCACCACGGCGTTCATCTGGGTGGGTAGCGGGTTGCTCGAAGACTCCGCGGAGAACCTTTCCGCGTACTACGGGCTACCCGCGGTCGTGCAGGGATCGATCGTCGTCGCGGTCGGCTCGAGCTTCCCGGAGCTGGCGAGCGTGGTGTTCACGGCGCTGGCCGGGACGTTCGACATGGGCGTCGGCGCGATCGTCGGGTCGGCGATCTTCAACATCCTCGTGATCCCGGCGCTGGCCGGGCTCGCGAGCGACGGGACGCTCGAGACGAACCGCGCCATCGTGTACAAGGAGGCGCAGTTCTACATGATCGCCGTCTCGGCGCTCGTGGTCACTCTGGCGCTCGCGGTCATCTACGTCCCCGATCCGAACGGCCCCGAGCTGGCCGGGCAGCTCACCCGACCGCTGGCGATGATCCCGCTGGCTCTGTACGGGCTGTACCTGTTCATCCAGTGGCAGGACGTCGGCGACCACGACGCCGTGGACGCCCCGCCCGGGATCTCGGCCGCCCGAGAGTGGGGGAAGCTGGCCCTCAGCCTGTTGATCATTCTGCTGGCAGTGGATCTGCTGGTCGGCAGCGTCGAGTCGCTCAGCACGACGTTCGGCGTCCCCGAGTTCCTCGCCGGCGTGACGATCATCGCCGCGGCGACGAGCCTCCCGGACACGCTGGTGAGCGTGCGGACGGCCAGAGCGGGCAACGGCCTCACCAGTCTCGGGAACGTGCTCGGCTCGAACACGTTCGATCTCCTGGTCGCGATCCCGATCGGCGTGCTCATCGTCGGCTCGGCCACCGTCGACTTCGCGGTGGCCGTCCCGATGCTGGGCGTGCTCACGCTGGCGACGGTGCTTTTGTTCTCGTTCCTGCGGACCGACCTCGAAGTCACCGACGCGGAGTCGTACGTCCTGCTGGCGGCCTACGCGGTGTTCGTCGTCTGGGTGCTCGCCGAGACCGGCGACGTGACGAACCTCCTCAAGACGGCCTGA
- the tatC gene encoding twin-arginine translocase subunit TatC — protein sequence MAEEPGDGDRVPDERDDERDEEPSVSSEVEREVESELNADDDEADPGAESDDDEAASPPDSYRPYHKPTEIDHSGDERGDADSPTADGRDAADADPDAAPSDDAVEPSTDRMLPEDDDAGAGAPETRDDDVSKPDVDDITNETGVDEAPPAANGVAPDDDTNGVADEPPEPTARTDGSHAGSDVGVAGTGSVADETPDDESSEIGISQPPDDEEMPLADHVEEMINRLAIVLFAASVVTVVAFPIAERLITTIWFGVLPAQEVASPHVYGPLELKLTELKLASLAGLTIALPVAVYETYLFMRPGLYPNERRYYLAAVPTSLVLAVVGISFAYFLVLPGLFTYFLYYSDVTANVAFGLRETFNLILTMMGMLAVVFQIPLFIMLATMMGITSRQWLADNRLLFWGAFLGLAFLFSPDPTGMAPLIVAVTMVTLYEGTLLLLRWVGR from the coding sequence ATGGCCGAGGAGCCGGGCGACGGGGACCGGGTCCCCGACGAGCGCGACGACGAGCGAGACGAGGAGCCGTCGGTATCGTCGGAAGTCGAGCGGGAGGTCGAATCCGAGCTGAACGCCGACGACGACGAAGCCGATCCCGGCGCCGAATCCGACGACGACGAGGCGGCGTCGCCGCCCGACTCCTACCGACCGTACCACAAACCCACCGAGATCGACCACAGCGGCGACGAGAGAGGCGACGCCGACAGCCCGACCGCGGACGGTCGGGACGCCGCCGACGCTGATCCCGACGCCGCGCCGAGCGACGACGCCGTGGAACCGTCGACCGACCGGATGCTTCCCGAGGACGACGACGCGGGCGCCGGCGCTCCGGAGACGCGCGACGACGACGTCTCGAAACCCGACGTGGACGACATCACGAACGAAACCGGCGTCGACGAGGCGCCGCCCGCCGCGAACGGCGTCGCGCCCGACGACGACACGAACGGCGTCGCGGACGAGCCGCCAGAGCCGACCGCCCGGACAGACGGGAGCCACGCCGGCTCGGACGTCGGCGTCGCCGGCACCGGCAGCGTGGCCGACGAGACGCCCGACGACGAGTCCTCCGAGATCGGGATCAGCCAGCCGCCCGACGACGAGGAGATGCCGCTGGCCGACCACGTCGAGGAGATGATCAACCGGCTGGCGATCGTGCTGTTCGCGGCGTCGGTCGTCACCGTCGTCGCCTTCCCGATCGCCGAGCGGCTGATCACGACGATCTGGTTCGGCGTCCTGCCCGCACAGGAGGTCGCGTCGCCCCACGTGTACGGCCCGCTGGAGCTCAAGCTCACCGAGCTGAAGCTCGCGAGCCTCGCAGGGCTGACGATTGCCCTGCCCGTCGCGGTGTACGAGACCTACCTGTTCATGCGGCCGGGGCTGTACCCCAACGAGCGGCGCTACTACCTCGCGGCGGTGCCGACCAGCCTCGTGCTCGCGGTCGTCGGCATCTCCTTCGCGTACTTCCTGGTGCTCCCGGGGCTGTTCACGTACTTCCTCTACTACTCCGACGTGACCGCCAACGTCGCGTTCGGGCTGCGCGAGACGTTCAACCTCATCTTGACGATGATGGGGATGCTCGCCGTGGTGTTCCAGATCCCGCTGTTCATCATGCTGGCGACGATGATGGGCATCACCTCGCGTCAGTGGCTGGCGGACAACCGGCTGCTGTTCTGGGGCGCGTTCCTGGGGCTCGCGTTCCTCTTCAGCCCGGACCCGACGGGGATGGCGCCGCTGATCGTCGCGGTGACGATGGTCACCCTCTACGAGGGGACGCTACTGCTGTTGCGCTGGGTCGGGCGGTGA
- a CDS encoding twin-arginine translocase subunit TatC, which yields MSSAVDEDTVQTVQAGRETIAGVLSSAQTHLQKAFVAFVIGMMGTIWAMRAVVWDFLEANTKSRMNAATAEATDIVVRTPFDVILLQVKIGLVVGVLFAVPVLLYYGREAILERADSTIPINARRVAGFAVVSVALFVGGVIYAYGVFFPYMFEFLASNANQAGVKPSYGIVEYTEFILLLTLSFGLAAQLPMAMAVLTYTEIVPYETFRDKWKYAVLGIFVFGAVFSPPDPFTQVMWALPLVALYGASLGLSKLITNVKRAGRAADPVEAEKFRRRGKHLALAVVLAFVGTILVLSTGGPTVANEYLLPALPDLIRPDGEFVAGDPLARVWVAIQATAVVALLGIAYNTARVLRSPVQPRNTGRSSTASAAADADGEPAPASTGGPADLDLDELDVAGVRAAPPEAFLSLTEDEALAHAKRAMDDDQPDKAQLILDRFDELEAEHDADDGDAADAADAAAADAADGEGATDADDSGNPVTGTAAGMMDAFTEDETTEEEIGGYFYDLRFIVSSLTSKMFRIVGLMIAVFVLTFFWLYSGGIGRIRKQFLAQVPEDLRPEDGGTEALEATGEIIALHPVEVLIFEVQVSTILAVVIALPLILYYAWPALEERGLVAQGRVSRSVFFVWGGCLVAGLIGGSLLGFFVIAPELISYFVADAKAAGMIVSYRLRNFFWLIFSLTIGIGLLANIPVTMLLFHRSGVLSFRSMMDRWRVVVLAIFALAGVATPNGILTMLLFAAPVALAYLIGLGILWAVTLPGRLRGRGGSPA from the coding sequence ATGAGTTCGGCCGTCGACGAGGACACCGTCCAGACCGTCCAGGCCGGCCGCGAGACGATCGCGGGCGTGCTCTCGTCGGCCCAGACGCACCTCCAGAAAGCCTTCGTCGCGTTCGTGATCGGGATGATGGGCACGATCTGGGCGATGCGAGCGGTCGTCTGGGACTTCCTGGAGGCCAACACCAAGTCCCGGATGAACGCGGCGACGGCCGAGGCGACCGACATCGTCGTCCGGACGCCGTTCGACGTCATCCTGCTGCAGGTGAAGATCGGGCTCGTCGTCGGCGTCCTCTTTGCCGTCCCCGTCTTGCTGTACTACGGGCGCGAGGCGATCCTCGAACGCGCGGACTCGACGATCCCGATCAACGCGCGGCGGGTCGCCGGCTTCGCGGTGGTGTCGGTCGCGCTGTTCGTCGGCGGCGTCATCTACGCCTACGGGGTCTTCTTCCCCTACATGTTCGAGTTCCTGGCGAGCAACGCGAACCAGGCCGGCGTGAAGCCGAGTTACGGCATCGTCGAGTACACCGAGTTCATCCTGCTGTTGACGCTGTCATTTGGATTGGCCGCCCAGCTCCCGATGGCGATGGCGGTCCTGACGTACACCGAGATCGTCCCCTACGAGACGTTCCGCGACAAGTGGAAGTACGCCGTGCTGGGCATCTTCGTCTTCGGCGCCGTGTTCTCACCCCCGGACCCGTTCACGCAGGTCATGTGGGCGCTCCCGCTGGTCGCGCTGTACGGCGCCAGCCTCGGCCTCTCGAAGCTCATCACGAACGTCAAGCGCGCCGGGCGAGCGGCCGACCCGGTCGAGGCCGAGAAGTTCCGCCGCCGCGGCAAGCATCTCGCGCTCGCGGTCGTGCTCGCGTTCGTCGGGACGATCCTCGTCCTCTCGACCGGCGGGCCGACGGTCGCCAACGAGTACCTCCTGCCGGCGCTGCCCGACCTGATCAGGCCGGACGGCGAGTTCGTCGCCGGCGATCCGCTGGCCCGCGTCTGGGTCGCGATCCAGGCCACCGCCGTCGTCGCGCTGCTCGGGATCGCCTACAACACCGCTCGGGTGCTCCGCTCGCCCGTCCAGCCGCGCAACACCGGCCGCTCCTCGACGGCGTCGGCCGCGGCGGACGCCGACGGCGAGCCGGCGCCCGCCAGCACCGGCGGTCCCGCCGACCTCGATCTCGACGAACTGGACGTCGCGGGCGTCCGCGCGGCGCCGCCCGAGGCGTTCCTCTCGCTGACCGAGGACGAGGCGCTGGCCCACGCCAAGCGCGCGATGGACGACGACCAGCCCGACAAGGCCCAGCTGATCCTCGACCGGTTCGACGAGTTGGAGGCCGAGCACGACGCCGACGACGGGGATGCTGCTGACGCGGCCGACGCCGCTGCCGCAGACGCCGCGGACGGCGAGGGTGCCACCGACGCGGACGACTCCGGGAACCCCGTCACCGGCACGGCGGCGGGCATGATGGACGCGTTCACGGAAGACGAGACGACCGAGGAGGAGATCGGCGGCTACTTCTACGATCTCCGGTTCATCGTCTCCAGCCTCACCTCGAAGATGTTCCGCATCGTCGGGCTGATGATCGCGGTGTTCGTCCTCACGTTCTTCTGGCTCTACTCCGGCGGGATCGGCCGCATCCGGAAGCAGTTCCTCGCGCAGGTGCCCGAGGACCTGCGCCCGGAGGACGGCGGTACGGAGGCGCTCGAAGCCACCGGGGAGATCATCGCGCTCCACCCCGTCGAGGTGCTGATCTTCGAGGTCCAGGTCAGTACGATCCTCGCGGTGGTGATCGCACTGCCGCTGATACTGTACTACGCCTGGCCGGCCCTCGAAGAGCGCGGGCTCGTCGCCCAGGGTCGAGTCTCCCGCTCGGTCTTTTTCGTCTGGGGCGGCTGCCTCGTCGCCGGCCTGATCGGCGGCAGCCTGCTGGGCTTTTTCGTCATCGCGCCGGAGCTGATATCCTACTTCGTCGCGGACGCGAAGGCCGCCGGGATGATCGTCTCCTACCGGCTGCGCAACTTCTTCTGGCTGATCTTCTCGCTGACGATCGGGATCGGCCTGCTGGCGAACATCCCCGTCACCATGCTGCTGTTCCACCGCAGCGGCGTCCTCTCGTTCCGGTCGATGATGGACCGCTGGCGCGTGGTCGTGCTCGCGATCTTCGCGCTCGCCGGCGTGGCGACGCCCAACGGCATCCTCACGATGTTGCTGTTCGCGGCGCCGGTCGCGCTGGCGTACCTGATCGGGCTGGGCATCCTCTGGGCGGTCACCCTGCCCGGGCGGCTGCGGGGTCGCGGCGGCTCGCCGGCCTGA
- the dpsA gene encoding DNA starvation/stationary phase protection protein DpsA encodes MSSQKPVTQEFGTVEENAVRLDQDKAEQLVDALNTDLAATEVLYHQLRKHHWTVNGAQYRDLHLFYEEAYEDASEAADHLGERVQALGGVPINRPADFQDRSPVEPEQEDILEVRTMMKNDEEMYGDIIERVREHVELAENLGDYATSELLREQLEELEEYAHEIEHFLAEDSLTKW; translated from the coding sequence ATGAGTTCCCAGAAGCCCGTGACGCAGGAGTTCGGTACGGTCGAGGAGAACGCCGTGCGACTCGACCAGGACAAGGCAGAACAACTCGTCGATGCGCTCAACACCGATCTGGCGGCGACCGAGGTGCTGTACCACCAGCTCCGCAAGCACCACTGGACGGTCAACGGCGCCCAGTATCGCGACCTTCACCTATTTTACGAGGAGGCCTACGAGGACGCAAGCGAGGCCGCCGACCACCTCGGTGAACGCGTCCAAGCGCTCGGCGGCGTCCCCATCAACCGGCCCGCGGACTTCCAAGACCGGTCACCCGTCGAGCCCGAACAGGAGGACATCCTCGAGGTCCGCACGATGATGAAAAATGACGAAGAGATGTACGGCGATATCATCGAGCGGGTCCGCGAACACGTCGAGCTCGCCGAGAACCTCGGCGACTACGCGACCTCCGAGCTGCTGCGCGAGCAACTCGAGGAGCTCGAAGAGTACGCCCACGAGATCGAGCACTTCCTTGCCGAGGACTCCCTGACTAAATGGTAG
- a CDS encoding Rieske (2Fe-2S) protein, which yields MRDVVRATVEANGEEKTVRVHDTEGEVELDDATFRFSVSSPETEESEHEGGTTSAAESRERDAADSEAPRRIAALEDVPTTRTLRCEAIDGQYGVEFILRREGDTVFAWRNSCPHEPEVRLDTGNGAIVTGEHVVCHKHGARFKRGDGTCTHGPCRGSALDEIEVAVRDGEIYLVDDRFDEGHQLSGRHGDT from the coding sequence ATGCGCGATGTCGTCCGGGCTACCGTCGAGGCGAACGGCGAAGAGAAAACGGTTCGCGTTCACGATACCGAAGGTGAAGTCGAACTGGACGACGCCACGTTCCGGTTCAGCGTCTCCTCGCCGGAAACAGAGGAGAGTGAGCACGAAGGCGGAACAACGTCTGCGGCTGAGAGTCGGGAGCGCGATGCTGCGGATAGCGAGGCCCCGCGACGAATCGCCGCGCTGGAAGACGTGCCGACTACCAGGACACTCCGCTGTGAAGCGATCGACGGCCAGTACGGGGTGGAGTTTATCCTTCGACGAGAGGGCGACACGGTGTTCGCGTGGCGCAACTCCTGCCCACACGAACCCGAGGTCCGCCTCGACACCGGAAACGGAGCGATCGTGACCGGCGAGCACGTAGTGTGTCACAAGCACGGCGCGCGGTTCAAGCGCGGCGATGGGACCTGTACGCACGGGCCGTGTCGCGGTTCGGCCCTGGATGAGATCGAGGTTGCTGTCCGCGACGGCGAGATCTACCTGGTGGACGACCGATTCGACGAAGGACACCAACTATCGGGCAGGCACGGTGATACGTAG